From Sesamum indicum cultivar Zhongzhi No. 13 unplaced genomic scaffold, S_indicum_v1.0 scaffold00188, whole genome shotgun sequence:
CATCAGCGACCACCTAAGctccaacaaaaaagaaggaaatgtTGTACAAAATATCTatacaaaacacaacaaaagaaaCGCTACTCTACTCTGTCTCTGTACAAGTGCGATTTTACTGAAGAAGCAACACATGAATGAACTTTCTTCAGTGTGAGGCTGCAGTATAGTGATCATAACTTCTCTACAAAATTCAACAAGAATAGGGCTTGATACATTGTTCTGCATGTTTGTGCTGGAATGCAGTTAAGTTTCTACAGCGTGGAAAGCTTGTCCTTTTTCTTCTGTCCAATTCTCCTTTCCCTCTGATATGCTACTTTAAGCTTTTGAATGTTTATGAATGGGTAAGAAAATTGTTGTTCCACAAGTCCCAATTTGTATGCATTTATCTGCTATAGTTTTCTTGATCTTATATATTCAGAGAACCAGAACAGGGATGACGAAAACGTGACTTTAATATTCCAATCTGAATTTTCACGTGCAGTTTTCCAATATGTTGTCATTTCATcgatactaatataaaaaaagaaagcgcATCTACACTCAAATGACAGTCGATAACACCGCTGAACCAATATTTGTGAAGTCAAAATTGCCTTTcaacttatataatatatataactaacttattcaacactttaaattttgcattaactaataaattattatcttttctttcttttctttttaatataatgtattgatttttatactttattcttattcataatatatatattaacataaaagtttgtttattatataCGCACAATAACCACGTGCCATATTGTCCAGtgaattaaaatcaatttgtgAGTGTGGTTCCATGTTGGGCGATTTTCTAGTTTTTAAGTTCAGTTCCTCTAGaagttaaataaatgaagttaattttagtccatgtACGATCCTCCATAATAGTATATGAAATCATTTCGTTTGAAAGGAGCATATTTTAGCGGATAATCCAATTACTGCAATCAGTGTCAAAAAATTTgcttgaagaaaaaagataatggCGCAGTCTGGGAATACTGAAATTTGGAAGAATGACAGGACATGAAACATTTACTTAAACTTCatgtaaaaaatttcataattaaaaataccttcCCATGGCTTATGGTCCATAAAAACACTGAGATAGTGAATATCAGATTTGCATGGGCAAAACTGAATtcttaatgcaattttcaGTTGACCTAAGCATTTCTTTTGAGCATCAGGAGGACAATGCATAGTGCTTGACAGTCTTGTGAATGTATGTAATCTCACTATGCTACAAGTTCAAGGAACCTCAATGTATTCATCATCCCTTAAAAAACTAATACCGTTGGTTGGGTCGAGCAATGTTTCTAAATGGGGATAAGAGTAAGATTTAAGAATAGGCCGAATAATGAACATTTAGAAGAGTAATACCAAAACGACTAATATAAACATCTCGCGTTATAATTAATCCTACATCCTTACAGTAGATTACTTTAATTTCTCAGTCCATCAGACGAATGATGACCTCTACGACGGTCCCTATCTCTATGAAATTAATCATCacgtaattttaaaattaggaatAATCACACATCCTCCTCTACAATTTAgtgaaattacatataaacctcccgtaatttaaaaaatcatatctaGTACCCAGCATCCTTGGGGATTGCTAAATGATATGTAATGATATGTAGAAAGATATGCAAGAAGGCAGCTCACGCAGCAAAAAGGGGTTAAGTATTTGCCGTCACACCCATATAGGTGTCTTATATGGGACCTTACTTTCATtataatccaatttaattatattagacTCAAGTTTGTTTGCAATATAATAGGCTCAAGTTGAAATCGAGCTCAAACAAGCTCAAGCCCATGGAGAGTCTTACTCGAGCAACGCAAGACTTTGACTCACTACATTAGCAAATACTTTCTGTACTACCTTTGGTTTTTCAACTAGTTCTAAGCGAATAGTCAGCCCTATGAAGTAACACACACAAGGTAAAGTGAAATAATTCAGCACGAAATGCACAAATCAGAGACCAGATCACGGGAGAAGACGAAGAAAACTTACACTTGAAACCAAcataacataaattatattacaacgACACAAGTTTTACAACATTGCAGCTTTGTCCCAGAGAAGCTCTTGGGCATTAATTCCAAATAGTTAGCAAATAACATGAGAATTGAGAAAAGATAGGATAGGAAGCAATAACAGTTACTGAGCAGGACGAAACAAGAATTCGTTTGCATCCAGCATTTGGTTTAAATGAATTACCTTCCGGACCAGCCGAATAGTTTTCTGGTGCAAATGGAAGGTAATGAACCTATCAATGATTCCCTGGTTTTGCCCCATTAATAGTCGGAGCAGCACCTCTAGTTGTCTTCACATAGGCAGCATAATCACTGTAGTGCATGGTATATAGAGTGCTCTGGTAACGGGTAAGCTGAATACGCTTCCTCAGTTGTTCAGTGATAGTGCCACTATAACCTGCCTTTCTCATCAATGAGTCGATTGCTTCTGTCTTTGTCCAATCTTGCatgataaataaagaaaactatCAGAAATTTAAAGCAAGAATGTGATAGCTTTCCCCTATGGATGTACACTAACCTGTTAATGCACGACTtttggaaataaaaagaatttcatactGTACCTTCGTGAGCAGCAACCTCGGGCAAGTAGGTCGCACTTCGCCTTGTATTGTAGTCAGGATCagtaaattcaataattattccATGCTTTCCTACCTGGATAAACAGTAATTTGATTAGAACCAAAGCTCGACTCCAGAATTCAGGCTTGCCAATATGCTCTTACATCCTTCACAATAAATTTACTGATCAATTTATTCAAGGAACTGTAGATATGAATGAAGCAAAGAATCACTCAAAAGAAGCATTTAACCATGCGTATAGAATCAGCATTTGGAGACAAATCAccattcaatttaaaatatgctTCGAGGTTGCATCAACAAACTTGGCAGTATTAGTTTGAAGAAGGGGGAAACAGATTGCAAACAAAGAGGTCATTTCATTCCCCAGAAGAAATCACTGACCTCTATTGTAATATAGACCTCAAGTTCAATATATAACTACAGTGGCAACTCTCGGCATCTAATACTAGCATCTTCTGTTTAGTGGTGGCAATATGGGTTGAAAACCCATGGTTCCAACCCAATCGACCTAGCTTTGGGTTTGGGTTGGGTTTAAATGTTTCAATTTGGGTCAAATGTGGgatgtgtttaattaaatttactatattatGGGTCTTAAATGGGTCCCATCTTTAAATTTGCATTTAGTCAATTAAatgtcatttttaaaaatatcatggAATTAACGAAAGATGTCACTATAATCATAGTTCAAAATGTGTTGTGCGTTTAATTAAGTCCCACATGTTTTCTAACGGGTCCTAAAATGAGtctcatcataattattttcctattaatcaatcaaatattatatatttgttttttaaatatcgattaaaaatattatttttaataatattatgcaACTAAATAAAGATACTACTATAGCCATGATTCTACAagcattttctttaattttcttctataactatataaagataatatttctaaataatatattttcatttgacttggaaaagaaaaagcatgATAGACCTctaatttttcataactaGTAAATTATTGCTTCTTAGGGGTGTCATTCTGTAAAATCAATTTGAACGGAATCAAAATgagatttggataaataaaaaatctggTGCAATATATTgtgaaaagtaattattaaaagataataattcataattatatttgatatcatAATGACACACGTAACTTGCTAAAAATTAGTAGACAATATTTGATAGAGATCCAaaaattctatgaattttttttttaattgtattaaaccCAACAATATCTAAATCAACATGCTTCCAACCTGATCCATATTTGACCCATACATTTAAACCCATATCGGACCTTACCCATTGTGAACCCAATCTATTTAGACCTGACCCACACCCAACCTACCCGTTTGCCACCTCTACTTTTGTCATAACCCGTGCTTGGGAACAGAAGTAAATTAGTTAGCATTTCTTGTTAGATTTTCAGTCTAGAAGTAAGTATCTTAGAATGTCCAATAGTGcaaacaaaatttcaattttgaaacaaaACATATCAACAGAACAAGCAAACTCAAACTCAGCAgtcaaaagatatatataagtcAAACAGCCTgcataaattcaattttgagaaGAGTAAGAACAAGCAAGGTCAAAAGTCAGTTTAAAGACATACGTAAGTTAAACAGAATAcctaaattcaattttgtaaagGAAAAAGATGCAAACTCAATAATCCATCTAATGATATTAGTAAGTCAAATACACAAgttcattttcaaaatgaaaaagagatcAAGCAAACTCAAGCATCAATAATTggtttaaaacaaataaaattaacatagtTTGTTGAATTATTGATTGCGACAAGAAGTTTGCCACAATAGAAAAGGTAGTCCCCTCCGAATTCTCCAATCTCCTTCACACGCAATATTCTTACGCTCACAAAGTATTAAGTAGTTAATTGTCAACACTAATCCATTTAAACAGTGATCTGATTCACTAAAACTCTACCCTAATTTAAGTTCAAATACATAGGCAATAGAACAATGGTGATTCAAGTTCATGAGCTACAAACGATCAAATTTCCGCATACTACTGTCATGCCAATTGTCTTGTGCTGAAGActggatatttttttgttgtttgaaagtATTTAAAAACTCAGACTACTGCATCCTACAATAAGGCGTtgtagagggtgtttggctgagcatataagctctttaaaacATTTCATAAAGATGTTGAaaattgtttggtaaattCTTTAGAGAAGTAGCTTACAAGatccaaaaataagatattagggGCTTATAAGCTCCTTTAAGAAAAGTAgttcctaatttatttttaagatcaTATAAACAACAACcataattaaaaggaaaatgggGAAAAATATCCTTCAGgttatattaatcacaaaatatgttctgattttatctaaaagcttattttcaaaacaagaTCTAACACCTTGTAAGGTCTAATCTAAAACATCTAATAAGATGTATTACATCTATAAGATCCTTTAAAtagcttagccaaacaccatTTTAGAATGAAATATAACATCTCATAAGctctaaaaatatcttataagttgtatgagcttataaaatgttttaaataagCTTAGTCAAACACCCTTGTGACATTAATGAATTTGGTTTCCAAAGAAGTTTATAAACATAGCAAAACATAGGATCCATGACACAATTTGCATCTTTGTTCAACTAAGACACAAAGTTAGAAATAGATACATGTGTATAACACAGGTTTGTCACTAACACAAGATCCATTAGAGCAGTTACCTCCCAGTCGAGGTAGTTACGAGCAGTTTCATAATTAGTCAGTATGGAAACTGTACATTCCAAGTAAGGCAATTCTTTAGCTTGTATAGGGGGGAAACGACGGTCCCTGAGGGCactgcaaaatataaaatgtggaccgatattatattttcatagaGATTAGCAGGATATACAGTAGAAGCCCACATAAAATGAGATCCAATTCAACAATTTCAACGTAGCAACTAAAAGTAGAGTATAAACAGCTTTGGGATTATTATGATGACTATTTGTATAAAGGATTAACATTCAAGATAAGTAAAAAGGAGGAACTCATTACCATTAAAGATGTTAGTGAAGACTGAAGGGAATAGAGTATTAGACTTTGGGTTTACCTCAGTGACATCAAAGATGTGAAACTTCCTCAtgttgaataagaattttgggAACCTCACAAAAGTATTGTGATGGAAGATAAGAGGGTATTCAGTATTCAGTGAATATTCTTATTTCCATTTCCATCAATAAGTTATCTCAGCCATCACATAGTGTTTGAGCTCTTACAGAGCAGTTGACCAGGAAATGCAAATGCTTATACACATAACACCATTGAAGATGATCTATGTCAACAATCAAACCAGCAAAAGCCTTCTAAAAGATTATCAGACAGGTAAACCAAGaagaaatttttcattttaaccCCATCACAGAATGAGCAGTTTATTTAAGCCTAACATATTGCGTAACATATTGAAATTGTACAATCTAACTCAAGCTGCAAGCTTTTAAGTTTTAACCAGTGAAGATCAACAGTTATACCAGAGAACACACAAAAAATGTTGCAGGAAAATGGGAAATTAGGCAGGTCATGAGAATGTGGAACCATTATGTGTTTAGATAAGCATGTTATTTTTCCCCTGGTCAAGACATCAATGGCATGTAACACAATCCAAGCTTAACTTAAGAATGTAAATATAGTGGCTAACAACAAAATCCTATGTTCAGTGGTATCACTCAATAGATGATTCAAGAGACATCGAAGAGCAAATAGCAAATGCGTAAAATAAGTAAGCCACTCAAACCTTGATGCCTCAGAAAGAATGAGCATCAAGACATATCATACCTCTGGCATTCcgagtttgaaaaatttattatttaattacctTGTTAAAGCATAGTCCCTGAAACCATTAATTATGCAGCGAGCTTCAAGAGTCCCTATGCATCCACGTAAACGAGGTTCCCCACCATTGACTGCTTTCTTCCAAGTCACAAACAATGGGCTGAAAAACCAGAGTGTAATTGCATGAGGCATAAACCATATATCAAAGAATTCTGGATGTCACCAAGTagtttatttatcaaaaattcaaaGCCTGTCAGTTAAAAGCATTAAATCCATTCTTTTGCTAACCagacaagaaaaaagataatctTTTGGAATAATTTGTCTACTTTGATAAAACTTTTTTCCCAGGTGAAAATAGGATGATGTCTTAACAAACAACATCTTTACATTTAACAATCAAGCTCTGTAATCCCAGAAACTTGGTAGTACTGTTGAGATGCATTGCATAAATCAGCAACAGCAAGTTCCCATAGAAATCCGGATCATTTCAAGTCATGAAAacttcttaaattataaaggaTGCCACTTATAAATCACATGCAAATGCACGCTATGCAGGCAATTAACCAGAGCACATTTTCctgataagaaaatataagcaaaaaCTAGCAAACTAGCAAACATTTTCTTCGTACGTATAGTAAAATAttgtacatataaaaataaaaaacgaaaataaaaaaaaaggcacaAATTAACCATCAAAACAAACTAAAAACTTGAAACAACAACTATAGCTACAGTCTCTCACATACAATCACAGacaatccaaaaaaaaaagggcagAAAGAAGGGGAATCCCGTACTGTTGACCCTCATCGAAAGCGGGAGGAGGAGCTTCCTCGCTGTTGTAGTGCGCGACCAGTGTGTCGAAGCAGTACACCACCATTTCCCTATTTGCCGACACCATTTTTTTCAGTTCCCCTTgtgttacaaaataaataatcaatcagTTGAATTCGATCAATCGGAATACGACCGATTGGCGAAAAATTCACGGGATGATCAGAAATCGAATTAGGGTTTGAGTAAGGAGAGCAGAAAGGCAAGGCAAGATACTTTTGGGTGTAGGCTGTAGGAATGGAAATGGAGTGAGGGACTCTCTTTCTTCCTATAGAGGTTGGTCCCGGGAATAATTGAGAAGCactggaaataaaatatatacacgCGCGTGTGTGGGGAAAATGCTGTCAAGGAACAAACGGCCTAAGTTGCAGCCTTGCTGCGGCGTcgt
This genomic window contains:
- the LOC105179675 gene encoding uncharacterized protein At2g38710 gives rise to the protein MVSANREMVVYCFDTLVAHYNSEEAPPPAFDEGQHPLFVTWKKAVNGGEPRLRGCIGTLEARCIINGFRDYALTSALRDRRFPPIQAKELPYLECTVSILTNYETARNYLDWEVGKHGIIIEFTDPDYNTRRSATYLPEVAAHEDWTKTEAIDSLMRKAGYSGTITEQLRKRIQLTRYQSTLYTMHYSDYAAYVKTTRGAAPTINGAKPGNH